The sequence below is a genomic window from Verrucomicrobiia bacterium.
GCTGCTCCACGGGTCGCGGAGCAAGCTCGCCTCGATGCTGGCTTCGAAATTCTTTTCAGATGTGTCCGTCATGGAGAGAGCGCTCGGAGGTGACTCCGAGCAAATTCAAATTTCAGGAAGCCCGAGCTTTGCATAAAGCGCCACTTTTTGGTTTCTCCGGATTTCGGGCGGATTACCCTTCGTCAGGTATTCAATAAACTCAGCCGCTTCTTCGACCGATGTCGCTATCTCGGCTACGGCTTCAATCTGCGCCGAATAAACGACAGGCATTCGGGGTGATGTAAAAGGGCCGGAAGAAGTGCCTGCCGCAACCCCTTTCTCAATCGCCCGTTGTTGCCGGTGGTTCAAATATTCGATCTTCTGCTCCCTGGTCATGGGCCGTTGGGTCTTTTTTAGCTCAAACCGCACGTTTGCCAGGAGCAGCTTCAACCAGGGGTCAGTGGCCCCATCGGCCAAAGCGCCCGCCGCGTTGATGGTCTTTCCGGGATTTGCCAAAAGCTGCTCGATCATGAAGTGGTGCCTGTCCAGAGAATGCGCAGAGAGCTTGGAGTGCCCGGCGAACCAAGACCAGCGCCCGATAATATTGCGAATCTGCTCCTCCTCTGTCCACCGTGGCTTGACGGTGATCGCCATGCCAAAGACACTCTCCTCGTAAATCGTAACTTCATCGGTATTAAAGGACCAAAGAACACTTTCCTGATCGATCAAACTTAAAGTATGGGCATCGCAGTGATCCATCCGTGTCTCAATGTCGTAATAAAAACCTGACTCTGATCGAAAGCGCAACGTCACTTTCTTGCCTTTAAACTGAAGTAGTTTTCTCGCCTTGTCGTTCTGACTGGCGATCAGCTCCAAGAAAGCCTCACGCGATGCCTCGACACTCTCTGACCCACGCCTGATGTGAGCGATCCCGCCAAAATGCGGTCGGCATTTGCTGAAGGGAACCATAACCGACAACACTTCCACCGCTCTTCCGCCGACTTCAACCCTGAGCACGCAGGTTTGGTATTCAATGGGCGGATAGCACTTTTTAGCCGCCACACCTGCTAATTTTTTTTGCGTGTCGTCGGCGTCCCGCAATCCCGGATGCTGCCCATCGTTGCGAGCGCCAATGAACAACACGGCGGTTTGGCCTTCATTGACGGAGTTGGCGAACGCAACCAGCGTTCGGCGCACATCCCTGTCATCGAACGATTCCTTCCTTTCGACCCAGGGGTCTTCGGACTGGCCAAGCCTCGCCAGCAGTTGCGCTGTGAGGTTCTCGTTCATGTTCCTGACCTCACATCAATCTGGCCCGTGACGGCGGCGGAGATGAGTGCCTTCCGGTATTCCACCAACCGCTCAATCGCCGTCCGCACCTTCGCCATCAGGGCGTCCAACTTCGCTGCCTCCACGTCAAGATAAGTGGCGATGGCGGCTTGCTCGGAGTGGGACGGCCAAGCAACGAAAACTGGGTGAATCAAATTTCGGTTGAGAGTTGGATTAGCCGATCCCGTGTCAAAA
It includes:
- a CDS encoding ATP-binding protein: MNENLTAQLLARLGQSEDPWVERKESFDDRDVRRTLVAFANSVNEGQTAVLFIGARNDGQHPGLRDADDTQKKLAGVAAKKCYPPIEYQTCVLRVEVGGRAVEVLSVMVPFSKCRPHFGGIAHIRRGSESVEASREAFLELIASQNDKARKLLQFKGKKVTLRFRSESGFYYDIETRMDHCDAHTLSLIDQESVLWSFNTDEVTIYEESVFGMAITVKPRWTEEEQIRNIIGRWSWFAGHSKLSAHSLDRHHFMIEQLLANPGKTINAAGALADGATDPWLKLLLANVRFELKKTQRPMTREQKIEYLNHRQQRAIEKGVAAGTSSGPFTSPRMPVVYSAQIEAVAEIATSVEEAAEFIEYLTKGNPPEIRRNQKVALYAKLGLPEI